The stretch of DNA ATGCACACTGGTCACCCGCACCAGACCCTCAGGCACAATTTGTGACTTTTGTGACCAATGTCCAACCAAATGGAGATGCAAGTCCACACGATTGTACTTGCATTGTGCTCCTCCGGCCTACAGTGGAGTCACAGAGgattcagagcccttcactttctgctcactttgtgttgtaggtttaattttaaatggctaAGCAAGCTGTGTTACCCAACTTAGCTCAGGAAAATGTATACAGCAGTGAGCCTTAGTTATACTGCCAGTGGTTGatcggatgtatcagaagtactatggaACGAAGTGCTTTACTGTAGACGAACataagacaccaaaggagatctttgatatgccattcataatTACACGTTAATTTCCCgttagaataacttttgcaattaacaaatctcagagacaaacattcgaaaaagtagttttatttattagaaagaaaaaaaattcaatcacgggcagttatatgttgcgttgtcacgatgcaagttCAAACACAGGatcaaaattcagtgcaatattgacaaaaaattaattccaaatattgtttttactgaagtttttaagtaaaagtaagtttaaaaaatatttgtgcattaatttcaaagccaaacagaatgaaaaggtATAACGCAACAATACctgtaatgcaacatgaaacatccatccatccatccattatccaacccactatatcctaactacagggtcacgggggtctgctggagccaatcccagccaacacagggcgcaaggcaggaaacaaaccccaattTTCTTTCAACttattattacgttttactattatTTTACTGTCGTTAATTACTCACTCAAATGTAagttagttatttttattatgcatatgtaacaatggCTATATAAATAAGCTGtttaaaattgtacatccgcttccccatatgtGAGCTGCCGACCCGCGAAGTGGCTATTGCATAGTGCCcgcctgggggttggtgagcagggggcagagccccctagtgtgtatatcatttttttttaaacacactggAGCTCCATACTCTTGAATGTCATACATACAATTGTGCTGGAGTAAAATATTTGTACTGCAGATCAATTCCTCCTTTTTCCACTGAATGACTTAGGCTTTTGTTGATGACCACTGCAAAACAGAATTTTACAGGAAGGCATATTCTTTTGAATAGGAAAAACACTGACCACCTTAGCAGAAACATTTGGAAAGAAATGTAAAACCAGTCTTAGGGTTGCCCAAAAGATCAAAAATGAAGGTTTGGGGGAATGTCAAGTCGCACCAACAATGACCTTGCTGGCTAAAGTTCAAAGTGCTGAGCTCTGAATACTGCCTCTATTCCACAGGGTGGCCACGTGCACCTCATCAGTAAAGGAAATACAAAACACATAACACAGGAAAATATTTGAGACTGGAAGAGGATTAAACTTTCAGCAGATTCAGGATATTGGACAGCAGGCGCCACACAGTGCCTATGCCTCACACTGTTACTGACCACTGCCTGGCACATGCCAGTTGAATGGCAATTGGCACCCCTGGCCTTTCTTAATATGGCCAACAATTCCATTTCAAATCACTTATGGAGAGCGTTCTACCACAAAAGATTCTGTTTAGAAGCTTTTCATTGGACTGACCAGTACATTCATAATAGAAGACAAAATTAGTAAATTGTgattaaaggccatgtcacattagatgacttggCCAGCTATTTTAAGTCATAGTTTTCCTTTAAATAATCTTAGCGAGCCAGAGGCACTCGGTGGTGCACTCACATGAACTATAGTCATTTAGTTTAATATACCAAGCAACTCGCTCCAACCAGTCTACAACTACCTCAGACAAAAATGAAAtcggtttgattttgtctttactcACAGAGGTGGGCAAGTACAATTAATATAATGCAGTAACGAAGAATAAGGTGTTTTTGaagtcacaaacagaagagacatctgtctgtctgatgttttACATTTCACAAAAAGCGGCATGTGGGGTGGCAGAGACTGTACATGAACTTGCAGAACTTGTTAACCATTTGTACagcaccagctccatcaggctgCATGGCATCGATTGTCACAGAAAGGGGTTACCACAACCCTGCTAAAAGATCAGCACAGTCAGTTTGACATGTCATATAAACTGCCATGGGGTCCAGCAAGGAGTTGAGCAACtgcattcacaaaaaaaaatccttttcaaaaACTCTTAAATGAGAGTTGcacaaaaaacaaattcacaCAACCTGGTGATGATACATATTTATTTTCCCTCTacaataatttcttatttttaaattgctcATCGTTGAGTGTAACAATGAATGCTGTGAACCCTCTAGTTTATTTCAAGTCAAATCTGGAtcataatgataaaattaaatctacagtagAAAAACTGAACACTTTAGGAACATTTGGCTACAGCTATGGCTTTTAGCCATGCTCTTTGCATGCTTTACTTTTCTACTCCACTTGCTTTGTATGACAAAAGCAAAGAAGCTAGTGAAGTTTAATCCATCTTGCATTAGCAGGCTTAAAAACCAACTTATACAAAAAAACCAACTCATACAGTTGCAACTAAAACATTACCCTGTACCTTTTCAAATTCCTTGCAAGTCCAACTATccttattgttaaataaaattcaGTACTAAGAAAGCAATTACAATAATTGTGTattagtatataaaaatattaaacatgtttACAGCAGAACAAGAGGAAACATGACCCTGTGTTTCTGAAAATCATGTCTTAAATATGAATTCATTTTCTACATGTGGCTCCTAGAAAGGTTTGAGTAAGTCAGATGTTTTCTATGTACTTGCATGCATTTTCAGTTGGTGAACAGCAATTCAGCCAGTACTGAAAAGCTGAAGAAGTCCTCAAGAATTAACTGCTATACTTGAACGCTTTGCCAGATTGTTGAAATAGATGTTAATTCCGGTCCTCAAACTGTGACTTGTTCTTGAGAAGATAAGCTGCTAGAAACTCTATTGGATTTGGAGGTCTGTGAGAAGAAAACCAAACACAAATTAAACCAACAACCAGACGATACTTAAAAGTACCAATCACCTACAATGTTAAACAGCACAGGCTTCAGCTCCTGCATCTCTGAACTGGATGAGAAGCAAAAAGATGAATTGACTGATGCAAtatttaaagcacaaaaaaaaatgctgactGAATGCAAGACAGATGAAAAAGGTCAGAGTATAGCtcacatctaaatatatactgaattaaaatttaaaaagaaatgaaaatactaTCTGTGGGGAACAAAGACATTAGTACTCATACAATAATTATTAGATCTGTCTGAAGTTCCTAAAATTAGTCCTCCCATGTCACTTGTGGCTACTGACTTAGAAATCAGTGAAGACAATTTTTATCTGTTAATGTGTCCATAGCTAAATGAACATGTTTTCACGTGTCTTCCATATAATGTTTCAACTTGAATTTATCTAATAAAAGCTTCTACCCAACAGCAACCTGCAAAAGCTATCCATACTCTATACATTTATCTTAAGTCAGTGGCAAGATGACAATGTTGAGTGTGCTAAATTCAGTGTCACAGAATAAACAAATTAAGCTAATGAACTGAACTCTGAATAATAAATGAACTATGATTACAAAAATACCTGCCTAAACTGAACCAGAGTAAAGAACCGCCAATGGCCTAATGGAAATAATTGGATATACTTTGCAGATAGTTTGAATAATTCCCACAGAAAACGTCAAAATTGACCATCTGGCACTGTCTTTAGAGGTTCACTTTCTACATAAATTGCTTTCTTTTAATGTAGAAGGCTGATGACAGTCACTCACATCCTCTTGAGCAGTTACGTATGTTTTTGGTTCAGTGGTGGGACTACCTGAACTCTCTATATgttgtaatttaataaaaatattaatttccatTAAATATACTGTTGTGATAATTCTCTTGTACCATGAATGACTTAAAGATGACAGAAAGGTACCTATGTTTTCTTCTCTTCTGGTCTACAATACCACACATACCTTTCTTTTGCAAGTACGGACAGTCCTTGAAGAAGAATGGGCACAACAGTCTGATCCAGGTATGCACGAGTAGGAAGAGACTGCAAGTCCACTTTTTGTTTTGAGACCTTTTCAGCACAGGCTTTTTCATTTTCAGCTATCCTctgcaaataaaaacaacacagtCAAGGTGGCAAAAACACAGTTACATGATTTAACATTTGCACTCCTTCCGGTGGTACCTGTACATTCTCCGTAAGACCATATTCTGCATGTGGGTTTTCTGGGACCTAAAATTCAAGCACAAAAATATGGAAGTgtgttaaaatgaacaaataacttatttttatagcaaaaaatatacctttttttttttttacttggaatcttttgcttttctttggtCCCTAGCTGGCGTTTGGTCTGGACCTGGTCCTAAGCCCGTATGCTGCTGTGGGTGCCAATGGTTGTCGGATTTCATTTTGCAGGTGTTTCCATGCAAGGCGATCCATGGCGGCTGTTCTGGCCTCGTCGAGGTTGAGTCGATAGTTTCTGATGTAGTCTTCGACCTGCTTGAGTCACGTTTTCTTTGGTGCCGTTCTTTGGATTCTCCACTGGGTGGGTCGATCGCACCAGAGGAGTTTGTGTGGTAACCGGCTGCCTTCCATTCTGCAGACGTGGCCAAACCACTGTAGTCGTCGTCGTTGGATTTGCTCCTTGATTGTTGGCTGTTAATCACACCGGCGATGGATTTCCTCATTTCGTATGCGGTCTCGGAGTGAGATTCGTAGGATTTGTCGCAGACATCGCATTTGGAAGACCTCAAGTTTGTTGAGATCTTGCTTGAGCAGTGTCCACGTCTCGGATCCATAGAGGAGAATTGGCAGAGTCAGAGTTCTGAAGAGTCAAATTTTGGTCTTGTTGGAAATATTGGTTTGCTTCCACAGGCACCACTTTAGGGAAGCAAATGCCGCGGTTGCTTGACCGATTCGACTGTGGACCTCTACTGTGGACGCCACTTTCTTTTCCTGGACCAGCGACCCAAAGGTTTTTAAATTCTTGGACCTGCTCGATCTGCACACCATCGAGTTGCACATTGGTCTGCGATCCGTCTGTGATGGATAGAAGACGCAATCTATTGTCATTGATATGTCCATGTCCAAACCGGCCTATCGAGTTTTCCCATCCTGTTCGATTTGTGCCGATGTGCGCATTGAAATCACCAGCCAGGAGGATCACATCAGTCTGTGGGAGGGAATCCAGCGTTTGTTGTAGTTGGTTGTAGAAATCATCTTTGACTGGATCCTGACAGGTCTCTGTTGGAGCGTAGACGGAGATGATGTGGGTTTTGATAGTGCCTTTAATGGTGAGGACTGCTAGACGGTTGGATATTGGCTGGAATGCAATCACACTCCTGGCCGCGTGACTGGTAACCATAAGTCCGACACCTGCCTCTTTTTTGTCTCCACCTGAGTAGAAAAGTGTCATTTAATCGTCAATGGCCGGTGGTTGGACGACCATCGTCCCTGATCCTGTGAGTCGTAATTCCGATATCGCTGCGATGGTGATTTTGCAGGTTGTCAATTCCTTTGCGATGATTTCCTTTTGTCCAATGTGGTGACCAGTTCAGACGTTCCATGCGAAGTTCTGTTTTCGGCGTGGAAAGTTTGGGTCTTACTTGGAATACACTATGCATTAACTTAATTTTGGTCAGATGTAACTTTATACACACATTAAAGTCATTGCATTTTGTGGTTACATCAAAACTCTGAGAAatgcaataatttaaaaagtgaatgtGCAAAAATTCAATACTTACTGATGTATGACTCTCTAGGGTCTGCTCAGCATCTGCATGATCTtaacagaaaaggaaaattttaatttaatgggTTCAAACAACCATGAATGAGGTCATAGAGCTTCAAGGAACAATAGTACAGTACAGTTCACAAGACTATTTAAGTTGTAGAATAAAAACAGTTACAAATATTACTGTTATATAAAAGCACATCCCATGAAATGATTTTTCTGTcgtaacatatttttaaaaaatcatattaaaatttgatcttcatttaaaaatacataaaaatgacataaaataagcataatgaaacatttacattttttagtctattgtacaatttaaataaattagaaatagaaATTTTGCATGTGGAAAAAAGCAAGTAGACCAGTACATTTACCGCTACCTCAAATACTTCAATGTCAATTCAGATGCACCAGATCAGGTACAAGTAATAAGAAAATCATGAGAGGATCTTGAAGGAATATGTCTTATTTAAGCCTCAGATAATTAGTCTGTTTACTGTTTGTTGTTTAGGTGTTTGTCATcgtcatgccaagatcaaaagagccATCAATGGCTTTCAGACGAGTGGTTACAGATGCATACAAGAATGGGAAGAGAGTATCTTGAAAATTAACCACTCTACAATTGGAGAAGTTGTTCAAATAACTGGCAACTTGTCCAGACCATGATGCCCCAGAAAATTCATACCAAGAGCAGAATGCATCATGCCAAAAGAAGTCTCTTAAGAAATTACATCACCAGACGTACAGATTGCTTTTGTGACTGTTGATGCAGAAGTACATgagtgtgcaaggaggaaacctttgatGTCCAGAAAAAACGTCATGTAAGACTAAAGTTTGCCTATAACCACCTAAGCAAAGACCAGGACTTcgggaacaatgtgctctggccACACAAGACAAAGTTAAACTTAAGACAACATCTGACCAGAAGAACCGGAtgtcaacagtgaagcatggcagtggaaATGTTTTGGTTTGGGGCAGCTTTGCTGCATCACTATAATAGAATCCACTGCAAATTCTTAACCTCAGCCAAACGTATGCCGTGCAAAATGACACGGACCCTAAACGTACCAATAAAGTCACCAAGGAatggatgaaaagaaagaaatctagGGTTCTGTAATGGCCCAGTCAAATTTTGAAATTGGCTGTACACGCAAAACACCCCTAACCAGTGGGGTCAATACAACCAATAAAGCCAAGAATGAACTCACTTTTTACATAGATGgaaatctgttcattttttgcaaaataaagtcaaactttacttctttttttttttttttataatgacatCACCTTTATGTAAAGACCAGACCTtgacatatatacattttttaaacttatgtGGACAACTATGTACAATTCTGAAATACTTTTAATGGTGctgtaataaaatgaaacatgtttaatttatatataaaaaaaatggactTGGGAGAGTACAGTTCTTTTaggcactctttttttttttttttttttaatggtttctaCCTCATTTATCCCATGAGGCCTGTCGTAAGCATGTTATGGCAAACACCAAGCTTCTTATGACTTTTTGTAATTGGCACCCCAGGGAACAATTCAATTAAACACGGGCTTAGAGAGTGTGAATCTTTGAAACATACACACAGAATTTTATTAATAAGCTAACAGCAGTTTCTTTctctgttaaaagaaaaacagaaaatattctcTACAATATTCCATAGGCAtttattaacataataaaaattattggCAGATTAGGAGTAGTCAGGATTGTATTATGACATAAACATGATTCAATCATACTAAAGAATTCAGTCCACTTATGTACTGAATTAAgggatttttttaacttttaaatctgAGTGCCAAAACAGGAAAAGAGACACCATACTGGCATCCAAGTAGAGGATTACAACTTTAAAGACAGCAGAGCCATACATAAACAATGGCCATCTAATAAAAAAAGCTATTAAGGTTTTTGTTTCCCATTCTAGAGTATTTCTCACATAAATTTAACTAATAGAGAAAACCAAACATTGTTCAAAAAATAATTACCATTCAAAACAGGGAATATGTTTCTGAGGTTTATCAGTGCCTAAGGTCTAGCGAGGctgacaaaaatacatttttctttataatgggTGCAGCAGGAGGACATGAGGGTTTTTGGAAGGGTAgtatgaaaaaaaatcacttaacttATCCAAAGCCATGAGCACAAAAGATTGAAATGCATAGCTGAAATATTCCTAAAAATGTATGCACCAAGTGTACTTTATACAGATGACACGATAAACCTTGATGAATTCTTCAAACGGTACAGTTTAAGATGTTTAATGCCACCAATTGACATTGTGCTGAAAGCAGAAGTGTTCTATACATTATGTCTTatacttttgatattttctaGTGTTCTTATAGTTCTCAATGGTCCAACAAACAAGTCCTTTGCATAGTCACAAAATTGAAATTTATCAAACCACTTTGTGGCCCTTCTGTTACAGATTTACTGTACTGTAGATTCAATGTATGCCATAATGGCAAACACACGATCAGTTTTACATAACTACTGAAAATGCATTTAACATAAAACACTGCCAAGTCATTATATATACATTCAGCACATTGACTCAACCTTCACAACACCCTGAAAACTGTCACATCTTTGTGCCTTATCCCATCAATTGACAAGCTCACCTTTCATTACTTCCTCCtttcttaaatatatatttgcTGTCAGTCATCTCAGTTTAAGTGTTTCATAGGTTGGTATCATGAGGAATATTCATGTATTTTTGGACCATAAAAAGGCAAGTTCTCCATGATGTGTCAACAGCGTTGTTTATAAGCCATATGTCAGATGGCATACAACCACAACCAAATAGTGGGCAGTGCCGCATTTGGACAAACTTGCAATTATGTGGAGACCCATCATAAACATGTTCACAACCCAATTTTGGCCATaatccatagtttaagaaacaatgATTAAATTGATGGCTTTCTGAAGTGCCTTGTGATGAGACAGGCTattaaaagtgctatataaagtttattaaaatgtattcttaaataTCTCGCTtctgattagaacattagagcactctagacgagaacaagccattcagcccaacaaagctcgccagtcctatccacttatttcttccaaaaaaacatccaagtctggttttgaaagtccctaaagtcttactgtttaccacactacttggtagcttattccaagtgtctatcgttctttttgtgaagaaaaacttcctaatgtttgtgcaaaatttacccttaacaagtttccaactgtgtttacgtgttcttgatgaacctattttaaaatacaagtctcgatccactagactaattcccttcataattttaaacacttcaatgatgtcacctcttaatcttcttttgtttaaactgtaaaggctcagctctattaatctttcctcataattcaacccctgtagtccttgaatcagcctagtcgctcttctctggaccttttctattgctgctatgtcctttttgtagcatggagacccacactgcacacagtactcaagatgaggcctcaccagtgcattatacagtaaaggttgagtataacctccttggacttgtactccacacatcaaggtgctatataacctaacattctgttagccttcttaatggcttctgaacactgtcgggaagtcataagcttagagtccactacgactcctaaatccttctcataaggtgtactctaaatttttctgaccgcccattgtgtattccaacctaacatttttacttcctatgtgtaatactttac from Polypterus senegalus isolate Bchr_013 chromosome 16, ASM1683550v1, whole genome shotgun sequence encodes:
- the dpy30 gene encoding protein dpy-30 homolog, giving the protein MAEDHADAEQTLESHTSVPENPHAEYGLTENVQRIAENEKACAEKVSKQKVDLQSLPTRAYLDQTVVPILLQGLSVLAKERPPNPIEFLAAYLLKNKSQFEDRN